Proteins from a genomic interval of Candidatus Tanganyikabacteria bacterium:
- a CDS encoding sigma-70 family RNA polymerase sigma factor — MEKTRKWSITPAEREEKVMEYLPLVRKIARGLARRSTDPVEDLIQVGSIGLLEAIDRYELGHNTEFKTFAVHYITGHIRHYLRDRQNLMRGPRALQELSYRLSQVNNLLSQELGREPTDTELANALDITEKQVDEVKQYDNRVSVYWLDQEGRSDEDDSRSLLETLQDPRSVRDCQNDLDERLILRDAMCRLTKQQQELLEMRYFQDMTQAEVARRLGVSQMEICRRLKRAIKQLQAILQPAGIVFEP, encoded by the coding sequence GTGGAGAAGACCCGGAAGTGGTCCATCACCCCCGCAGAGCGTGAAGAAAAGGTAATGGAGTACCTCCCCCTGGTGAGGAAGATCGCCCGCGGTCTGGCCAGGCGGAGTACGGATCCCGTCGAGGATCTGATCCAGGTGGGCTCCATCGGACTGCTGGAAGCGATCGACCGCTACGAACTCGGCCACAACACGGAGTTCAAGACCTTCGCGGTCCACTACATCACCGGGCACATCCGGCACTACCTGCGCGACCGGCAGAACCTCATGCGCGGCCCCCGGGCCCTGCAGGAACTCTCGTACCGCCTGAGCCAGGTGAACAACCTCCTCTCGCAGGAACTTGGCCGCGAACCCACCGACACCGAGCTGGCAAACGCCCTGGACATCACGGAGAAGCAGGTCGACGAGGTCAAGCAGTACGACAACCGCGTGTCGGTGTACTGGCTGGATCAGGAGGGCCGGTCCGACGAGGACGATTCCCGGAGCCTCCTCGAGACCTTGCAGGATCCCCGGTCGGTACGGGACTGCCAGAACGATCTCGACGAGCGCCTGATTCTCCGGGACGCGATGTGCCGCCTGACCAAGCAGCAGCAGGAGCTCCTCGAGATGCGCTACTTCCAGGACATGACCCAGGCCGAGGTGGCCAGGCGCCTGGGGGTTAGCCAGATGGAGATCTGCCGGCGCCTCAAGCGCGCCATCAAGCAACTGCAGGCGATCCTGCAGCCCGCCGGGATCGTCTTCGAACCCTAG